From one Plasmodium knowlesi strain H genome assembly, chromosome: 11 genomic stretch:
- a CDS encoding inner membrane complex protein 1j, putative translates to MERKQCALFFRDCCQERNDAPEKRKDQGSAQDEIYYEGEPQEVYEEREERPVINVKGDQAVFNIPVYQDKYIRDKIIETKKYEVQDVLQPKHYTQETKHDVPTVELLFKERKVNISQEKLEEKPVEVDMPIGYTPIFSPIWDVREIPRVIPKYQGEQKVIQVEVPQIKYIDKFVEKEIIVDVKEKIIPKITEVEKQVDIVKYEWKQKYQDVPVCKYVPKIDIELDCPPPLIVPYPEVHFQNTSEVVNPNQRAADIPPELLLRNSSFFKDGYQNTDGIIDEENKKGKEGYKFLGGYQSVPYGSTSNTHVDGLVKKSLLDVARLSSKNEKSETQRRISQALTHMEVKKKKKNNKWPFCNFPNCNEVEEKKYLEDCDPKTGYPLSMPKDFAAFFEKDLNTVKKQMGQYTDTKSNQSSNLMEKSPVNPTIEYLGKIDKPPIDGGKLDSISFKLHAIEVHQFIPVPSLAKPQFLDLVPPEQVQNNDISSLQNVFGQVPEGWVDPNITGFIAPMMYDVLQGNIQPQSPLFNKLSMVKEDRGVSYPSVRATPDKENTNGSYKGGISLQRGGAEDPLQSTDPHEHLHMENTHGSTNSFVHYNNNTNTNSSLNYTNENEESYETVMN, encoded by the coding sequence ATGGAGCGAAAACAATGCGCGCTTTTTTTTAGAGACTGCTGCCAAGAAAGGAATGATGCGCCTGAGAAGAGGAAGGACCAAGGCAGTGCACAGGATGAAATATACTACGAAGGGGAACCCCAGGAAGTGTATGAAGAGAGAGAAGAAAGACCAGTAATAAACGTAAAGGGAGACCAAGCAGTATTTAACATACCAGTATATCAAGACAAGTATAtcagggacaaaataatcgagacgaaaaaatatgaagtcCAAGATGTATTACAGCCAAAACATTACACACAAGAAACAAAGCATGATGTGCCAACAGTTGAATTGTTatttaaagaaagaaaagttaACATATCTCAAGAAAAACTAGAAGAAAAACCAGTGGAAGTTGATATGCCAATAGGATATACTCCTatattttctcccatttggGATGTCAGAGAGATACCTAGGGTCATACCAAAATATCAAGGAGAGCAAAAAGTAATTCAAGTTGAAGTTCCACAAATTAAATACATAGACAAATTTGTGGAGAAAGAAATTATCGTTGacgtaaaagaaaaaataattcctaaAATTACTGAAGTCGAAAAACAGGTTGATATAGTTAAATATGAGTGGAAGCAAAAATATCAAGATGTCCCTGTTTGTAAATATGTTCCTAAGATAGATATCGAATTGGATTGCCCACCACCACTAATTGTTCCTTATCCTGAGGTCCACTTTCAAAATACATCCGAGGTTGTGAACCCTAACCAGCGAGCCGCGGACATTCCCCCAGAGCTACTCCTCAGGAATAGTTCCTTCTTCAAGGATGGGTATCAAAACACAGACGGAATAATAGACGAAGAAAacaagaaagggaaagaaggctACAAATTTCTGGGAGGTTATCAAAGCGTTCCTTATGGGAGCACTTCGAACACGCATGTAGACGGCTTGGTGAAAAAATCCCTTTTGGATGTCGCACGGCTCAGCTCAAAAAACGAGAAAAGCGAAACGCAGAGAAGGATATCCCAAGCGCTAACCCATatggaagtaaaaaagaaaaaaaaaaataacaaatggCCCTTTTGCAATTTTCCCAACTGTAAtgaagtagaagaaaaaaaatacttggAAGACTGTGACCCTAAGACTGGCTATCCCCTATCCATGCCTAAAGACTTTGCtgcattttttgaaaaggaTTTGAATACGGTTAAGAAGCAAATGGGACAATATACAGATACCAAGTCCAATCAATCTAGTAACCTCATGGAGAAGAGTCCCGTCAATCCTACTATAGAATATCTGGGAAAAATTGACAAACCACCCATTGATGGAGGAAAACTAGATTCTATCTCTTTTAAGTTACATGCTATCGAAGTGCATCAGTTCATTCCTGTGCCAAGTCTTGCTAAACCCCAATTTTTGGATTTAGTACCACCTGAACAGGTTCAGAATAATGATATTTCGTCTCTTCAAAATGTCTTTGGGCAAGTTCCCGAAGGATGGGTAGACCCAAACATCACGGGGTTCATTGCGCCCATGATGTACGACGTGTTGCAGGGGAATATCCAACCACAGAGCCCTTTATTTAACAAACTTAGCATGGTGAAGGAAGACAGGGGTGTCTCTTACCCTTCCGTGCGCGCCACTCCAGACAAGGAAAATACTAATGGGAGCTACAAAGGTGGCATCAGCTTGCAACGAGGTGGAGCAGAGGACCCCCTCCAAAGCACCGATCCCCATGAACACCTGCATATGGAGAATACGCATGGGTCCACGAATAGCTTCGTCCACTACAATAACAATACCAATACCAATTCGTCTCTCAACTACACCAACGAGAATGAGGAATCGTACGAAACAGTGATGAACTGA
- a CDS encoding pyridoxine biosynthesis protein PDX1, putative, with the protein MEDHKENDSILLKHGWCEMLKGGVIMDVKNVEQAKIAEEAGAIGVMVLENIPSELRSKESVARSVDPSKVEEIKKNVSINVLAKVRIGHFVEAQILEELKIDMIDESEVLTMADENNHIDKHKFKTPFVCGCTNLGEALRRISEGASMIRTKGEAGTGNIIQAIKHIRTVKNEINYLCALNENEVYNYAKRINAPLDLVLLTRKLKKLPVVNFAAGGVATPADAAMCMQLGMDGVFVGSGIFESENPKKMATSIVAAVSNFNNPKILLNVSLNLGRAMCGSTTICQKWKNKNEELN; encoded by the coding sequence atggaagatcaCAAAGAAAATGATTCTATTCTGCTTAAGCACGGGTGGTGTGAAATGCTTAAGGGAGGAGTAATAATGGATGTGAAAAACGTAGAGCAGGCAAAAATAGCAGAGGAAGCTGGTGCTATTGGAGTAATGGTCTTGGAGAACATACCGTCGGAGCTCCGCAGCAAGGAAAGTGTAGCGAGGAGTGTTGATCCAAGTAaagtggaggaaataaaaaaaaatgtttcgaTTAATGTACTGGCGAAAGTACGCATAGGGCATTTTGTGGAAGCTCAAATATTAGAAGAACTTAAAATAGATATGATTGATGAAAGTGAAGTTTTAACAATGGCTGATGAAAATAACCACATCGATAAGCATAAATTCAAAACGCCTTTTGTATGCGGGTGCACAAATTTAGGAGAAGCTCTGCGAAGAATTTCAGAAGGAGCTTCCATGATAAGGACCAAAGGAGAAGCAGGAACAGGAAATATAATTCAAGCTATAAAACACATAAGGACAGTAAAGAACGAAATTAACTACCTGTGTGCATTAAATGAAAACGAAGTTTATAATTATGCAAAAAGGATTAATGCCCCCTTGGATCTTGTACTACTTACAAGGAAGTTAAAGAAATTACCCGTAGTCAATTTTGCAGCTGGAGGTGTTGCGACCCCGGCAGATGCCGCCATGTGCATGCAACTAGGAATGGACGGCGTCTTTGTAGGCTCCGGAATTTTCGAAAGTGAGAACCCGAAAAAGATGGCTACCTCCATTGTTGCCGCCGTGAGTAACTTTAACAACCCCAAGATACTCCTAAATGTCAGCCTCAACTTGGGCAGGGCCATGTGCGGTAGCACCACCATATgccaaaaatggaagaacaaaaatgaagagctcaactag
- a CDS encoding mRNA-binding protein PUF3, putative yields the protein MKKSFAKRKNKLKKENNAGYSNGGLVLKDRKAKAPRGGGPIGKRTKGVGEHPKGKEHHPRGNSADEGKKTKKRPPKESGGKKIPKMKTQKRRGDEKRREVLNEKCKKIMNDENLSKSKKKKLIKENKKKVIVENYDYYKKLRIKLNDLLQTKDKEEKKRQINLLCAELKKVQLDKFARTNLGYHIISSLVINGSEEIQKKLWKNLYEHMNDISTYNFVSIVFQCFYKHAKGEQIRKDIHQWLLKNPKTFFTKFASRLWNTVFQKQKTDMRTKITNYLIIPNGKSPNEKIANGIKNITLDILKKDTKEIFETFNEENKMLIRKHLIEVVEILVEKELLYNIVSHNILLTVSKILNDEELANVMETIHQGCEYLLSTNLGNQALIYLLGYATNKHKKNLIKVLKNDICDLCKNSVNFLLIIRLLKITDDTKLLNDFVVKKIANNFEDIFNDYYGFYVVMEFFYDLNQSNQDKFLYVQWKELIYSKAPKSVKDADKRKSEIIQPVMDQLQTIFQDINKLAHYVKDKKYLIIICEFLSHSTNEQVVKSVLKNILSLVEQIILACKNKEEDVSSKYSCKNVNDLIFKILGKCGNGSTTLPGILVDEDIPFYRCLSNILFLHLETVIKSELIKTVNNLLRFLKDNDAAEFERALASARQTDNEQIYRDLKDTLPTLTHFDTYLEFVRGSMVPHHENSG from the coding sequence atgaagaaaagtttTGCAAAACGGAAGAACAAGTTAAAGAAGGAGAACAATGCAGGATACTCCAATGGGGGACTCGTGTTAAAGGATAGGAAAGCGAAAGCGCCACGGGGAGGGGGCCCAATAGGGAAGAGGACCAAAGGGGTAGGTGAACACCCCAAAGGGAAGGAGCATCATCCCAGGGGAAACAGCGCAgacgaagggaagaagacTAAAAAACGACCTCCCAAGGAAAgcggtgggaaaaaaatacccaAAATGAAGACGCAGAAACGAAGGGGCGATGAAAAGCGAAGAGAAGTTCTAAAcgaaaagtgcaaaaaaattatgaacgaCGAAAATCTGTCCaagtccaaaaaaaaaaaattaataaaggaaaataaaaaaaaagtgatagTAGAAAACTATGACTACTACAAAAAATTGAGAATCAAACTGAACGACTTGTTACAGACGAAAgataaggaagagaaaaagagacAAATAAATCTGCTCTGTGCTGAGTTAAAAAAGGTACAGCTAGACAAATTTGCGCGTACCAATTTGGGATATCACATTATTTCCTCCTTAGTAATAAACGGATCAGAGGAGATACAAAAAAAGTTGTGGAAAAATTTGTATGAACATATGAACGACATTAGCACGTACAACTTTGTGTCCATCGTTTTCCAGTGTTTTTACAAACACGCAAAAGGTGAGCAGATAAGAAAGGACATTCACCAATGGTTGTTAAAAAACCCGAAGACCTTCTTTACCAAATTTGCTTCCAGACTGTGGAACACTGTTTTTCAAAAGCAGAAAACAGACatgagaacaaaaattacaaactACCTGATCATCCCGAATGGAAAAAGCCCAAATGAAAAGATCGCGAACGggattaaaaatataactctggatatattaaaaaaagacaccAAAGAAATTTTCGAGACgtttaatgaagaaaataaaatgctcaTTCGTAAGCACCTAATCGAGGTCGTTGAAATTCTGGTGGAGAAGGAGCTGCTATACAATATCGTTTCTCATAATATCCTACTCACAGTatccaaaattttaaatgatgaagaattgGCCAATGTAATGGAAACCATCCACCAAGGGTGTGAATACCTGCTCTCCACCAACTTAGGAAACCAAGCGCTAATATATCTGCTAGGTTACGCCACAAACAAACATAAAAAGAACCTAATAAAGGTACTAAAAAATGATATCTGTGACTTGTGTAAAAATAGCGTAAACTTCTTGCTAATTATTAGATTGCTGAAAATTACAGATGacacaaaattgttaaatgATTTtgtggttaaaaaaattgcaaataattttgaagatatttttaatgACTACTATGGATTTTATGTCGTCATGGAATTCTTCTACGATTTGAATCAGTCTAATCAGGATAAGTTTCTATACGTGCAGTGGAAAGAGCTCATATACTCTAAGGCTCCCAAAAGTGTTAAAGATGCTGACaagagaaaaagtgaaattaTTCAACCTGTTATGGACCAATTGCAAACAATCTTCCAAGATATAAACAAATTAGCTCATTACGTAAAAGATAAGAAGTATTTAATTATCATTTGTGAATTTTTGTCCCATtcaacaaatgaacaagtgGTTAAAAGTGTTCTCAAAAACATACTCAGCCTTGTCGAACAAATTATTCTTGCGTGTAAAAATAAGGAGGAAGATGTAAGTTCCAAATATAgttgcaaaaatgtgaacgATTTGATCTTCAAGATATTGGGCAAGTGTGGAAATGGATCTACAACTCTGCCGGGAATCCTCGTAGATGAAGACATACCCTTTTATCGATGCCTTTCCAATatcctcttcctccatttGGAAACCGTCATCAAATCTGAGTTAATAAAGACGGTTAACAATTTGCTTCGTTTCCTCAAGGACAATGACGCGGCCGAGTTTGAAAGGGCTCTCGCCAGCGCCAGGCAGACGGATAATGAGCAAATTTACCGGGACCTTAAGGACACTCTCCCCACACTTACCCACTTTGACACCTACCTCGAATTTGTCCGAGGTTCCATGGTGCCACACCATGAAAACAGCGgctag